From Styela clava chromosome 6, kaStyClav1.hap1.2, whole genome shotgun sequence, one genomic window encodes:
- the LOC120328511 gene encoding uncharacterized protein LOC120328511: MNLSQNQCYEEHQQQGCPENYYIYQNLTCCECPQGLISLNISDMYCYEKEKAEFIGRKLQAGPREYEGSVQSEYQDGLTFLIILVAAIFILYGFFNYFLPHGEHAMIQICHCFTIFRKLWRMCIHHPIDDSIP, encoded by the exons AATCAATGCTATGAAGAGCATCAGCAGCAAGGATGCCCAgaaaattactatatttaccAGAATCTAACTTGTTGCGAATGCCCACAAGGCCTGATTTCACTCAATATTAGCGACATGTACTGTTATGAAAAGGAAAAAGCTGAATTCATTGG TCGAAAACTCCAAGCTGGACCCAGAGAATATGAAGGTTCAGTGCAAAGTGAATACCAAGATGGACTCACCTTTTTAATCATTCTCGTTGCTGCCATTTTCATCTTGTACGGATTCTTCAACTATTTCTTGCCTCATGGAGAACATGCCATGATTCAGATTTGTCATTGTTTCACGATTTTTCGAAAGCTGTGGAGAATGTGCATTCACCACCCCATTGATGATTCAATCCCATGA